In the Wyeomyia smithii strain HCP4-BCI-WySm-NY-G18 chromosome 2, ASM2978416v1, whole genome shotgun sequence genome, one interval contains:
- the LOC129724899 gene encoding cytochrome b5, with protein sequence MTEVKTYSLAEIKAHNTNKSTWIVIHNNVYDVTEFLNEHPGGEEVLLEQAGKEATEAFEDVGHSTDAREMMKKFKVGELIESERKQTPVKKEPDWNTDQKDDNSFKSWIVPLILGLLATIIYRFYFTQ encoded by the exons ATGACGGAGGTGAAAACATACTCGCTCGCAGAAATTAAAGCACATAATACAAACAAGTCTACCTGGATCGTGATTCACAACAACGTATACGATGTTACAGAATTCCTCAATGAG CACCCCGGTGGAGAAGAAGTGCTTCTAGAACAAGCCGGTAAGGAGGCCACAGAAGCGTTCGAAGATGTTGGTCATAGCACAGATGCACGCGAAATGATGAAAAAGTTCAAGGTCGGTGAACTGATCGAATCCGAACGGAAGCAAACTCCGGTAAAAAAGGAACCAGACTGGAATACCGATCAAAAAGATGATAA CTCGTTCAAATCTTGGATCGTCCCGTTGATACTTGGTCTTCTGGCAACCATTATATACCGGTTCTACTTCACTCAGTAA